Proteins encoded together in one Hevea brasiliensis isolate MT/VB/25A 57/8 chromosome 16, ASM3005281v1, whole genome shotgun sequence window:
- the LOC110640008 gene encoding agamous-like MADS-box protein AGL19 → MVRGRTQMKRIENATSRQVTFSKRRNGLLKKAFELSVLCDAEVALIIFSPRGKLYEFSSCSINKTIERYQKKAKDLGISIKAVQENMQNGKEDSFSLAKKIELLEISKRKLLGDELEPCSIDELQQLENQLERSLTRIRTRKNQLFREQIEKLKEEEKILIEENTRLRAKCGLQPLDLSTTQEKQQIADGESMEVETELFIGPRPPETRTTQKL, encoded by the exons ATGGTGAGAGGAAGGACTCAGATGAAGAGAATAGAAAACGCAACCAGTAGGCAAGTAACCTTTTCAAAGAGAAGAAATGGGCTCCTCAAGAAGGCCTTTGAGCTTTCAGTTCTCTGCGATGCTGAAGTTGCACTTATCATTTTCTCTCCCAGGGGAAAGCTCTATGAGTTCTCCAGCTGCAG TATTAACAAGACCATAGAGCGGTATCAGAAGAAAGCCAAGGATCTTGGAATCAGTATCAAGGCAGTTCAAGAAAACATGCAG AATGGGAAGGAAGATTCGTTTAGCTTGGCAAAGAAGATCGAGCTTCTTGAAATTTCTAAAAG AAAACTCCTAGGTGATGAATTGGAACCATGTTCCATTGATGAGCTACAGCAGTTAGAGAATCAGCTGGAGCGAAGCTTAACCAGAATCAGGACAAGAAAG AATCAGCTGTTCAGGGAACAGATCGAGAAGCTAAAGGAAGAG GAGAAAATCCTGATAGAAGAAAATACAAGGTTGCGGGCCAAG TGTGGGTTGCAACCATTGGACTTATCAACAACACAAGAGAAGCAACAAATAGCAGACGGAGAAAGCATGGAGGTGGAGACAGAATTATTTATAGGTCCACGTCCACCCGAGACACGAACTACCCAAAAACTATAG
- the LOC110640019 gene encoding uncharacterized protein LOC110640019 isoform X1 has product MEMASTSSVSEEQRQEQNQQVAVKEECVHKTKTIQFLGRTTPIVLQNDNGPCPLIAICNVLLLRNHLNLSPDIAEVSQEKLLSLVAERLIDSNSNVNNKDAGYVENQQQNIADAIDLLPRLATGIDVNIKFRRIDDFEFTPECAIFDLLDIPLYHGWIVDPQDYDTANAIGSKSYNALMGELVALETRNMEGESKNNPEEDSVDFAAATTATLGVPSPCLSKARSFDDSPRPVSDHQTLRKGDLEEEAELLRVLKLSENELPTSMGDALVADVSEGVLPTDSDEHTCAKGAVPINSVDLSEGHIAIDNGHSVLSSDHSNLMHLGILPGEMTCSASKIEQRNPSETLPGESLCSPSKVDQINLADQSTYKESRGHGSCNAIIENCSGETSVQIAGVLFLSGGKNVLSRGGEVVESQLASITDVHEPADISGSHDTAEVSGLSTPNLGSDSSSGRMQNLDVSETFTSSVDGSEPIYEGEECILDSGAAVFEHREPMYEGEVILAEQADKTMRSNDEITPQEGELIRNFLKNNASQLTFCGLFCLQDGLKERELCVFFRNNHFSTMFKYDGELYLLATDQGYLNQHDLVWEKLNEVNGDTLFMTGNFKEFKVESQANDAWDEHNAMASTADYIASIDTATQAGLDINSDLQYAIALQQQEFEQQQPQRHDVQQPTVSGSSGLITGPQVARASGKYPSSSSRPEAKSKDKCIVM; this is encoded by the exons ATGGAAATGGCGTCTACTTCTTCGGTGAGCGAAGAACAAAGACAAGAACAGAATCAACAAGTGGCAGTGAAAGAGGAGTGCGTCCACAAAACGAAGACAATACAGTTCTTGGGTCGCACTACTCCTATCGTTCTTCAAAACGACAATGGACCTTGCCCTCTTATTGCTATCT GTAATGTTCTTTTATTGAGGAACCATCTAAATTTGAGCCCAGATATAGCCGAAGTTTCGCAGGAAAAACTATTATCTCTGGTTGCAGAACGCTTGATTGATTCCAACAGTAATGTAAAT AATAAAGATGCAGGCTATGTTGAAAATCAACAGCAGAATATTGCAGATGCTATTGATTTACTTCCGCGTCTTGCAACTggaattgatgtaaatataaagttTAGGAG GATAGACGATTTCGAGTTCACCCCAGAATGTGCCATATTTGATTTGCTCGACATCCCTTTATATCATGGTTGGATAGTTGATCCTCAA GATTATGATACTGCAAATGCTATTGGGTCAAAGTCCTATAATGCTCTTATGGGAGAGCTTGTTGCCCTGGAAACACGAAACATGGAAGGTGAAAGTAAGAATAACCCTGAGGAAGATTCTGTTGATTTTGCAGCTGCAACCACTGCAACTCTGGGTGTTCCTTCTCCCTGTCTTTCCAAAGCGAGATCTTTTGATGATTCTCCACGTCCAGTATCTGATCACCAGACATTGAGGAAAGGGGACCTAGAAGAAGAAGCAGAGCTATTGAGGGTCTTAAAATTGTCAGAGAATGAATTGCCCACTTCTATGGGTGATGCTCTTGTAGCTGATGTTAGTGAAGGAGTTCTGCCTACTGATTCGGATGAACATACATGTGCAAAGGGGGCTGTGCCTATAAATTCTGTAGACTTGTCAGAGGGGCATATTGCCATTGATAATGGTCATAGTGTCTTGAGCAGTGATCACAGTAATCTCATGCATCTAGGAATTCTTCCAGGGGAAATGACATGTTCTGCTTCAAAGATTGAGCAGAGGAACCCTTCAGAAACTCTTCCTGGGGAATCGCTATGTTCTCCCTCAAAGGTTGATCAGATTAACCTGGCTGATCAATCAACTTATAAAGAATCCAGAGGTCATGGTTCTTGTAATGCTATAATTGAGAATTGCAGTGGTGAGACATCAGTCCAGATTGCAGGTGTACTGTTCTTATCTGGAGGAAAAAATGTCTTATCTCGAGGAGGTGAAGTGGTTGAGAGTCAATTGGCTTCCATAACTGATGTTCATGAACCAGCAGATATTTCTGGCAGCCATGACACAGCAGAAGTATCAGGGTTATCTACACCAAATCTGGGTTCAGATTCCTCTAGTGGCAGAATGCAGAATTTAGATGTATCTGAAACATTTACTTCGAGTGTTGATGGCAGTGAACCCATTTATGAAGGAGAAGAATGCATATTAGATTCAGGAGCTGCAGTTTTTGAACACCGAGAGCCTATGTATGAAGGAGAGGTGATTCTTGCAGAACAGGCCGATAAAACTATGAGGTCAAATGATGAAATCACACCACAAGAAG GGGAACTGATAAGGAACTTCTTGAAGAACAATGCTAGTCAGCTGACCTTTTGTGG cctTTTTTGTTTACAAGATGGGCTCAAAGAACGTGAACTATGTGTTTTTTTCCGTAACAATCACTTCAGCACTATGTTTAAG TATGATGGTGAACTTTATCTTTTAGCTACAGACCAAGGTTACTTGAACCAGCATGATTTGGTGTGGGAGAAACTAAATGAG GTCAATGGGGATACATTGTTCATGACTGGCAACTTCAAGGAATTCAAGGTGGAAAGTCAAGCAAATGATGCATGGGATGAGCACAATGCCATGGCCAGTACTGCT GACTATATTGCCAGCATCGATACTGCAACACAAGCTGGTTTGGATATAAA TTCTGATCTGCAATATGCAATAGCTCTGCAACAACAGGAGTTTGAGCAGCAGCAGCCGCAACGCCATGATGTGCAGCAACCTACTGTTAGTGGCAGTTCTGGACTGATTACAGGTCCCCAG GTTGCTAGAGCTAGTGGGAAATATCCATCTTCATCTTCCAGGCCTGAAGCAAAATCAAAGGATAAGTGCATTGTGATGTGA
- the LOC110640019 gene encoding uncharacterized protein LOC110640019 isoform X2 encodes MDLALLLLSNKDAGYVENQQQNIADAIDLLPRLATGIDVNIKFRRIDDFEFTPECAIFDLLDIPLYHGWIVDPQDYDTANAIGSKSYNALMGELVALETRNMEGESKNNPEEDSVDFAAATTATLGVPSPCLSKARSFDDSPRPVSDHQTLRKGDLEEEAELLRVLKLSENELPTSMGDALVADVSEGVLPTDSDEHTCAKGAVPINSVDLSEGHIAIDNGHSVLSSDHSNLMHLGILPGEMTCSASKIEQRNPSETLPGESLCSPSKVDQINLADQSTYKESRGHGSCNAIIENCSGETSVQIAGVLFLSGGKNVLSRGGEVVESQLASITDVHEPADISGSHDTAEVSGLSTPNLGSDSSSGRMQNLDVSETFTSSVDGSEPIYEGEECILDSGAAVFEHREPMYEGEVILAEQADKTMRSNDEITPQEGELIRNFLKNNASQLTFCGLFCLQDGLKERELCVFFRNNHFSTMFKYDGELYLLATDQGYLNQHDLVWEKLNEVNGDTLFMTGNFKEFKVESQANDAWDEHNAMASTADYIASIDTATQAGLDINSDLQYAIALQQQEFEQQQPQRHDVQQPTVSGSSGLITGPQVARASGKYPSSSSRPEAKSKDKCIVM; translated from the exons ATGGACCTTGCCCTCTTATTGCTATCT AATAAAGATGCAGGCTATGTTGAAAATCAACAGCAGAATATTGCAGATGCTATTGATTTACTTCCGCGTCTTGCAACTggaattgatgtaaatataaagttTAGGAG GATAGACGATTTCGAGTTCACCCCAGAATGTGCCATATTTGATTTGCTCGACATCCCTTTATATCATGGTTGGATAGTTGATCCTCAA GATTATGATACTGCAAATGCTATTGGGTCAAAGTCCTATAATGCTCTTATGGGAGAGCTTGTTGCCCTGGAAACACGAAACATGGAAGGTGAAAGTAAGAATAACCCTGAGGAAGATTCTGTTGATTTTGCAGCTGCAACCACTGCAACTCTGGGTGTTCCTTCTCCCTGTCTTTCCAAAGCGAGATCTTTTGATGATTCTCCACGTCCAGTATCTGATCACCAGACATTGAGGAAAGGGGACCTAGAAGAAGAAGCAGAGCTATTGAGGGTCTTAAAATTGTCAGAGAATGAATTGCCCACTTCTATGGGTGATGCTCTTGTAGCTGATGTTAGTGAAGGAGTTCTGCCTACTGATTCGGATGAACATACATGTGCAAAGGGGGCTGTGCCTATAAATTCTGTAGACTTGTCAGAGGGGCATATTGCCATTGATAATGGTCATAGTGTCTTGAGCAGTGATCACAGTAATCTCATGCATCTAGGAATTCTTCCAGGGGAAATGACATGTTCTGCTTCAAAGATTGAGCAGAGGAACCCTTCAGAAACTCTTCCTGGGGAATCGCTATGTTCTCCCTCAAAGGTTGATCAGATTAACCTGGCTGATCAATCAACTTATAAAGAATCCAGAGGTCATGGTTCTTGTAATGCTATAATTGAGAATTGCAGTGGTGAGACATCAGTCCAGATTGCAGGTGTACTGTTCTTATCTGGAGGAAAAAATGTCTTATCTCGAGGAGGTGAAGTGGTTGAGAGTCAATTGGCTTCCATAACTGATGTTCATGAACCAGCAGATATTTCTGGCAGCCATGACACAGCAGAAGTATCAGGGTTATCTACACCAAATCTGGGTTCAGATTCCTCTAGTGGCAGAATGCAGAATTTAGATGTATCTGAAACATTTACTTCGAGTGTTGATGGCAGTGAACCCATTTATGAAGGAGAAGAATGCATATTAGATTCAGGAGCTGCAGTTTTTGAACACCGAGAGCCTATGTATGAAGGAGAGGTGATTCTTGCAGAACAGGCCGATAAAACTATGAGGTCAAATGATGAAATCACACCACAAGAAG GGGAACTGATAAGGAACTTCTTGAAGAACAATGCTAGTCAGCTGACCTTTTGTGG cctTTTTTGTTTACAAGATGGGCTCAAAGAACGTGAACTATGTGTTTTTTTCCGTAACAATCACTTCAGCACTATGTTTAAG TATGATGGTGAACTTTATCTTTTAGCTACAGACCAAGGTTACTTGAACCAGCATGATTTGGTGTGGGAGAAACTAAATGAG GTCAATGGGGATACATTGTTCATGACTGGCAACTTCAAGGAATTCAAGGTGGAAAGTCAAGCAAATGATGCATGGGATGAGCACAATGCCATGGCCAGTACTGCT GACTATATTGCCAGCATCGATACTGCAACACAAGCTGGTTTGGATATAAA TTCTGATCTGCAATATGCAATAGCTCTGCAACAACAGGAGTTTGAGCAGCAGCAGCCGCAACGCCATGATGTGCAGCAACCTACTGTTAGTGGCAGTTCTGGACTGATTACAGGTCCCCAG GTTGCTAGAGCTAGTGGGAAATATCCATCTTCATCTTCCAGGCCTGAAGCAAAATCAAAGGATAAGTGCATTGTGATGTGA
- the LOC110640014 gene encoding homeobox protein HD1, translating to MQEPNLGMMGSDSGSALGGLSSGREVSVSPSGDQTRQLKAEIASHPLYEQLLAAHVSCLRVATPIDQLPLIDAQLSRSHHILRSYASQHNQHGHSLSPHERQELDNFLAQYLIVLCSFKDQLQQHVRVHAVEAVMACREIENTLQALTGATLGEGTGATMSDDEDDMQMDFSLDQSSADGHDLLGFGPLLPTESERSLMERVRQELKIELKQGFKSRIEDVREEILRKRRAGKLPGDTTTVLKNWWQQHSKWPYPTEDDKAKLVEETGLQLKQINNWFINQRKRNWHSNSQSVTSLKSKRKR from the exons ATGCAAGAACCAAACTTAGGCATGATGGGCAGTGATAGTGGTAGTGCACTTGGTGGTTTAAGCAGTGGAAGAGAAGTTTCTGTGTCTCCATCCGGTGACCAGACTCGCCAACTCAAGGCAGAGATAGCTAGCCATCCACTATATGAGCAGCTTCTAGCAGCCCATGTGTCTTGTCTCCGAGTTGCTACACCGATTGACCAGTTGCCTCTTATAGATGCTCAGTTATCACGGTCTCACCATATTCTTAGGTCTTATGCTTCACAGCATAACCAACATGGCCATTCTCTCTCTCCCCATGAGAGGCAAGAACTTGACAACTTTTTG GCACAGTATTTGATAGTATTGTGTAGTTTCAAGGACCAACTTCAACAACATGTCAGAGTCCACGCCGTGGAAGCAGTCATGGCCTGCCGGGAAATTGAAAACACTTTACAAGCTCTCACTG GAGCAACTCTAGGTGAAGGCACAGGTGCAACCATGTCTGACGACGAGGACGATATGCAAATGGATTTCTCTTTAGATCAATCTAGTGCTGATGGGCATGATCTTCTGGGATTTGGTCCTCTGCTTCCAACAGAATCTGAAAGGTCCCTGATGGAGAGAGTTCGACAGGAATTGAAGATAGAATTAAAGCAG GGCTTTAAATCAAGAATTGAAGATGTCAGGGAGGAAATATTAAGGAAAAGAAGGGCTGGAAAGCTTCCAGGTGATACGACCACAGTACTGAAAAATTGGTGGCAGCAACATTCGAAGTGGCCATACCCAACC GAAGATGACAAGGCAAAACTTGTGGAGGAGACAGGCTTACAACTCAAGCAGATCAATAACTGGTTCATCAATCAAAGGAAGCGAAACTGGCACAGCAACTCTCAATCTGTGACATCTTTGAAGTCTAAGCGCAAAAGGTAA